A portion of the Glycine max cultivar Williams 82 chromosome 10, Glycine_max_v4.0, whole genome shotgun sequence genome contains these proteins:
- the LOC100813755 gene encoding probable pterin-4-alpha-carbinolamine dehydratase, chloroplastic: MAITGNLNFNLNLVLPVARHMACPPRVPSFLFTRGRGAWSPSLLVTRAIDANEFLGDFGARDPFPAELESSFGEKVLGYGNTEHKILIPTITALGLSQQECAPVSSAQPPISLDDAQTLIRKVVGWRLVNEENGLKIQCLWKLRDFKCGVELINRISKVVEAEGHFPNIYLEQPNQVRAELWTASIGGLSMNDFIVAAKIDQIKTSDLVPRKRVWA; the protein is encoded by the exons ATGGCCATCACAGGCAACCTTAACTTCAACCTCAACCTAGTACTTCCTGTGGCACGCCATATGGCGTGCCCTCCACGCGTCCCGTCGTTTCTCTTCACTCGCGGTCGAGGCGCGTGGTCCCCCTCGCTTCTGGTCACGCGCGCCATCGACGCTAACGAGTTTCTGGGGGATTTCGGGGCGCGGGACCCTTTCCCCGCCGAGCTTGAAAGCTCGTTCGGGGAAAAAGTGCTGGGATACGGCAACACTGAGCACAAGATTCTTATTCCCACCATTACTGCTCTCGGTCTCTCGCAGCAGGAGTGTGCTCCCGTTTCTTCTGCGCAGCCCCCCATCTCGCTGGATGACGCCCAGACTCTCATTAGAAAG GTTGTGGGTTGGAGACTTGTGAATGAGGAAAATGGACTTAAAATTCAATGCTTGTGGAAATTGAGAGATTTTAAATGTGGGGTTGAACTCATTAACAGGATCTCTAAGGTTGTAGAGGCTGAGGGCCATTTCCCAAATATCTACTTGGAGCAACCAAATCAAGTGAGAGCAGAACTATGGACAGCTTCCATTG GAGGTTTAAGTATGAATGATTTTATTGTTGCTGCAAAGATAGATCAGATAAAGACATCAGATCTTGTCCCAAGGAAAAGGGTTTGGGCGTAA